A stretch of DNA from Micromonospora sp. WMMD1155:
CGACGATCCCGCTCCACAGCAGGTGCCCCATGTTGGACGACAACGCGTCGACCGGCTCGCCGTACGGGTCGAGGGCCAACGCGTAGTACTCCTGGTGCGGCAGCCAGAAGTCCCGGTTGAAGCGTTCCTTGAGCGCCGCGGCCTCCCGCTCCAGCCGGTCGGCGTACGCGGGGTCGCCCCAGAACTCCCGCGCCAGCCGGGCGCCACGCCTCTTCGCGTCGTACGCGTAGCCCTGCAACTCGCAGGTGGCGCGGGGGAAGGCGGGTTCCTGGCCGTGCGCGTCCGTGATCGCGTCCGGCGTGTCCTTCCAACACTGGTTGATCGCGCCGCTGCGGTCGTTGCGCGTCTGGTAGCGCACGTAGCCGTCTCCGGTCAGGTCGCCGTACTCGTCGATCCAGTCCAACGCCATGCGGGCCGGTTGGCGCAGTTCGTGCACCAGGTCCGCGTCACCGGACCAACGCTCGTACTCGTCGAGCAGGATCACGAAGAGCGGGGTGGTGTCCGCCGCGCCGTAGTACAACGCGTTCGCCCGGTCGCCGAACGCGCCGGACTCGCCGTAGCGCAGGTGGGCCAGGATCTTGCCCGGCTCCTCGTCCAGGTCGTCGTCGAGTCGAGCACCCTGGAGGAACGCCAGCATCCGCAGTGTCGCGGGAGCCAACTCGGGGGTGAACGCCATCGTCTGCAGGCAGGTGATGATGCTGTGCCGTCCGCACAACCACATCGTCCACGGCAGACCGGCGATCGGCACCCGTTCGCGCAACGACCACGGCTTGTACCGCAGCGCCGCCAGGTCGGCCAGGGCTCCCCGGTACATCTCCTCCAGACCGTCGCGTTCGGCGACCAGCGTCGGAGCCCGGCCCATCCAGTCCGCCAGGTCCTCACGCATCCCGCCCCGCACGGCCCGCTGGTGCGACTCCAGGGAGGCGCGTACGTCCCGGCCGCCTTCGCCGCCCATGTTCATGGCGATGTGCAGGTCGGTCTCCCACTTGCCATCCGGGGGCACCCGGATCCGGAACGTCATCCCCTGCTCGTCCACCTCGACCGGAGCGGTGCTCTGCACTGTGGTCTGGCGGACGAACCGTTGCCGCTGGTAGCGCAGCACGAGCTGGCGCTTGGCCGAGTCGGGGGTGACCTCGACGACCCGCCGCCGGAGATGACCGATCTCCGCGATGTCGGTGAAGTCGCTGCCCATCTCCAACCGCACGGTGAACTCGGCCGTCTCCGGCGAGTGGTTGAGCACGGTGATGTTCTCGTGGGCACAGTCGTGGATCGAGCGGTGCCGGATGATCGACACGTCGGCGTCGACGTAGTGGCTCGCCGCACCGGGGACCAGGAAGAACCGGGTCTCGAAATACGTCATGTCGTCACGGGACAACGCGTTGATCCGTTCGCCGTCGATGGTGAGCACCCAGTGCGACAGGAAACGGGTGTCGTACGCGAAGAGACCGACGGGTGTCCGCGCGTCGGCCTCGATGTCCCCCTGGGCGTCGCTGATGGCGAACACGTTGCCGGCGATGACGTGCAACAGTTCCTGCTTCACGACCGACCCCCCCGAGCGGCCGGCGCGGCCCGACCCGCCAGGGCGGCCCGGCCCAGCTCCCGAGGGTGGCGGGCGTCGGCCGGGCCGGCGAAGATTCGCCGCAGCACCAGCAGCAGGCGCATCTCGCCCCGCATCGTCAGCTCGTTGCGCAGCATCGCGGCGCCGGGATGCAGCTCACCGTTGACCATGCGGTCGAACACCCAGCGGTCCGCGCGGACCACCAGGTCGGCGTCGTCAGCCGAGCGGGTCACCCGGACGTGCTGATCGGCGACGGTCAGGTACCAGTGGTCGGTGAAGCCGTCGCCGCGGACGTCCAGCCGCAGCGTGCCCGCTGTGGTCTCCGGCAGGTCGGGGCGCCGACCGGCGTCCAACTGTCGCAGGTACTGCTCTGCCGTCGCGCCCATCAGGTCCCCTCCCCACGGTTCTCCG
This window harbors:
- a CDS encoding glycogen debranching N-terminal domain-containing protein translates to MKQELLHVIAGNVFAISDAQGDIEADARTPVGLFAYDTRFLSHWVLTIDGERINALSRDDMTYFETRFFLVPGAASHYVDADVSIIRHRSIHDCAHENITVLNHSPETAEFTVRLEMGSDFTDIAEIGHLRRRVVEVTPDSAKRQLVLRYQRQRFVRQTTVQSTAPVEVDEQGMTFRIRVPPDGKWETDLHIAMNMGGEGGRDVRASLESHQRAVRGGMREDLADWMGRAPTLVAERDGLEEMYRGALADLAALRYKPWSLRERVPIAGLPWTMWLCGRHSIITCLQTMAFTPELAPATLRMLAFLQGARLDDDLDEEPGKILAHLRYGESGAFGDRANALYYGAADTTPLFVILLDEYERWSGDADLVHELRQPARMALDWIDEYGDLTGDGYVRYQTRNDRSGAINQCWKDTPDAITDAHGQEPAFPRATCELQGYAYDAKRRGARLAREFWGDPAYADRLEREAAALKERFNRDFWLPHQEYYALALDPYGEPVDALSSNMGHLLWSGIVADDRAGFVAEHLVGSRLFSGWGVRTFATGQRPYNPMGSHLGAVWPADNALIAAGLRRYRFDAHAATIAAGVFDLAQTLGGAVPEMIAGHDRSLTKYPVQVPAAGRPQAWSSGALLMLLGTMLGLRPTGDNLLVNPAVPEGFGRLELLDIPGRWDRSDAYARDRTTAHRHRLP
- a CDS encoding SCP2 sterol-binding domain-containing protein; the encoded protein is MGATAEQYLRQLDAGRRPDLPETTAGTLRLDVRGDGFTDHWYLTVADQHVRVTRSADDADLVVRADRWVFDRMVNGELHPGAAMLRNELTMRGEMRLLLVLRRIFAGPADARHPRELGRAALAGRAAPAARGGRS